In the Dehalococcoidales bacterium genome, one interval contains:
- a CDS encoding thiolase family protein, producing the protein MTTAERARDCRHRPAYVLGVGQDHPSTDIVQADFMTGPIGAKVSGEEALRMAGVTLKDIDACEIYDCFTYTVELSMMGYGFFGPGEGRDFFANGRTAPGGELPVNTSGGLLSEVYQMGFTPLTEAVVQLQGRAGERQLGPTTSTKEPEIILVSGNGGVLTTHSTVILRR; encoded by the coding sequence CATGACTACCGCTGAGCGGGCCAGGGACTGCCGTCATCGTCCGGCCTATGTCCTCGGAGTGGGTCAGGACCACCCTTCGACGGATATTGTGCAGGCCGATTTTATGACCGGGCCAATAGGGGCTAAAGTATCCGGAGAGGAAGCTCTCCGGATGGCCGGGGTTACTCTTAAGGATATTGATGCCTGTGAGATATATGACTGTTTTACCTATACCGTTGAACTGAGTATGATGGGTTATGGTTTCTTTGGTCCCGGGGAAGGGCGTGATTTCTTCGCCAACGGCCGGACGGCGCCGGGAGGGGAGCTACCAGTAAATACCTCCGGGGGACTGCTCTCTGAGGTTTATCAAATGGGATTTACCCCTCTTACCGAGGCCGTAGTCCAGTTGCAGGGCCGGGCCGGGGAGAGACAACTGGGACCCACTACCAGCACTAAAGAGCCGGAGATTATCCTGGTCAGCGGCAACGGCGGGGTACTGACCACCCACTCGACTGTTATTTTAAGGAGGTAA
- a CDS encoding Zn-ribbon domain-containing OB-fold protein, translated as MLTYEKPLPGPTPDTQPFWDYCKKHELRMQKCAQCGHIRYPPGIVCPQCHSMEAEWVKLSGKGKVFSFVVFHYVYNKAFSGEVPYAAASIELEEGPRMMSNITGCKLDDIKIDMPVEVYFEDVTDDFTLPKFKPGA; from the coding sequence GTGCTCACCTATGAAAAGCCTTTACCCGGCCCGACGCCGGATACCCAGCCATTCTGGGATTACTGTAAAAAGCATGAGCTGAGGATGCAAAAGTGCGCTCAGTGCGGTCATATCCGCTATCCGCCGGGCATTGTTTGTCCCCAATGTCATTCCATGGAAGCTGAGTGGGTGAAGCTAAGCGGTAAGGGTAAGGTCTTCAGTTTCGTGGTTTTCCATTACGTGTATAATAAGGCCTTCAGCGGGGAGGTGCCTTATGCGGCGGCTTCAATCGAGCTTGAAGAAGGGCCGCGTATGATGAGCAATATCACCGGCTGTAAGCTCGATGACATCAAGATCGATATGCCGGTAGAAGTTTACTTTGAGGATGTGACTGATGATTTTACCCTGCCCAAGTTTAAGCCCGGGGCATGA